A single window of Thalassomonas viridans DNA harbors:
- a CDS encoding DEAD/DEAH box helicase, with protein sequence MQFNEFGLDKRLLSAIEHMGFEQATDIQHRAIPAAMSGHDLIASSKTGSGKTLAYLLPAMQRLIRNKPLAKRDPRVVILTPTRELAKQVFAQLRLFTSGTQFKSVLILGGENFNDQVKVLEKDPQFIVATPGRLADHLSQGHFYLHGLELLILDEADRMLDLGFSKQLKQINQAADHRKRQTLMFSATLDHAQVNEFALELLNKPKRIAIGHAHTEHKDINKRFYLCDHLDHKQALLEHFLAHEDYQQMIIFTATRSDTERLSKDLSAQGLSTVALSGDLNQSQRNQIMDGFSKGQQKILITTDLASRGLDLSNVSHVINFDLPKHSEEFVHRIGRTGRAGSKGDAISFVGPKDWWSFKNIEAFLQQNFSFEHIEGLKAKFKGLKPKKAAGGDKKQATAKKKPVKKKAPQARKASNKTFHFAEDAGDMPVLRRKGGLQEHEDNEES encoded by the coding sequence TTGCAATTTAATGAATTTGGTTTAGATAAAAGATTGTTATCCGCCATTGAACACATGGGCTTTGAACAGGCCACAGACATTCAGCACCGGGCCATACCTGCGGCCATGTCGGGACATGATTTAATTGCATCGTCTAAAACAGGGTCGGGAAAAACCCTGGCTTACCTGCTGCCTGCGATGCAGCGCCTGATCCGTAACAAGCCGCTGGCCAAGCGCGACCCCCGGGTGGTGATTTTAACGCCGACCCGCGAGCTGGCAAAGCAGGTGTTTGCCCAGTTACGCTTGTTTACCTCGGGTACCCAGTTTAAATCGGTACTGATCCTCGGCGGGGAAAACTTTAACGACCAGGTTAAAGTGCTGGAAAAAGACCCGCAGTTTATTGTGGCAACGCCCGGCCGTCTGGCAGACCACCTGAGCCAGGGACATTTTTACCTGCACGGTCTGGAGCTGTTGATCCTGGATGAAGCCGACCGCATGCTGGATTTAGGGTTTTCCAAACAGCTGAAACAAATCAACCAGGCCGCCGATCACCGCAAGCGCCAGACCCTGATGTTTTCTGCGACCCTGGACCATGCCCAGGTCAATGAGTTCGCCCTGGAGCTGTTAAACAAGCCCAAGCGTATTGCCATAGGCCATGCCCATACCGAGCATAAGGATATCAACAAACGTTTTTACCTGTGCGATCATTTAGATCACAAGCAGGCGCTGCTTGAGCATTTCCTTGCCCATGAAGATTATCAGCAGATGATTATTTTTACCGCCACCCGCAGCGATACCGAGCGCTTATCAAAAGACTTATCGGCGCAGGGGCTGAGTACGGTAGCGTTAAGCGGTGACCTCAACCAGAGCCAGCGTAACCAGATTATGGATGGTTTCAGCAAAGGGCAGCAGAAAATCCTGATCACCACGGACCTGGCTTCCCGCGGCCTGGATTTAAGCAATGTCTCCCATGTGATCAATTTTGACCTGCCCAAACACAGTGAAGAATTTGTTCACCGTATCGGCCGTACCGGCCGCGCCGGCAGTAAAGGGGATGCCATCTCGTTTGTCGGTCCGAAAGACTGGTGGAGTTTTAAAAATATTGAAGCTTTCCTGCAGCAAAATTTCAGTTTTGAGCATATCGAAGGTTTAAAGGCCAAGTTTAAAGGCCTGAAACCGAAAAAAGCCGCAGGCGGCGACAAGAAACAGGCAACTGCGAAGAAAAAGCCGGTTAAGAAAAAGGCGCCCCAGGCGCGTAAAGCCAGCAATAAAACCTTCCATTTTGCCGAGGATGCCGGGGATATGCCGGTGCTCAGGCGCAAAGGCGGTTTACAGGAGCATGAGGATAACGAAGAAAGCTAG
- a CDS encoding DMT family transporter, whose amino-acid sequence MPQSANSPKFSFILLAITSAICMGTVGTLARFAALPAEHITFYRLFLGSLCLLIYMLASSKRSQILHRPGKRTLINGAMLAGFMFFYIQAMNYTSMANAVMLVYLAPLLSAVFAHFIFKERLAVANVLAIVIALLGFAMMMQFSLAASGAENEILGLFYGVLSLLTYSGFMLINRKPDDSTPYQSTLVQLLVGALCLLPLILASTPDISAAQGLWLLAIGIIPGFIAILCAVKALRHLPAVTFGTLAYVEPVAVVCFAWTFFAESLTLLQLGGCSLIILAGISQGLLTHKAKATAAGIRG is encoded by the coding sequence TTGCCGCAATCAGCCAATTCACCCAAATTTTCCTTTATCCTGCTGGCGATAACCTCTGCCATTTGTATGGGCACAGTAGGCACTCTGGCCCGTTTTGCCGCCTTGCCTGCCGAGCACATCACCTTTTACCGGCTATTTTTAGGCAGCCTGTGCCTGCTTATTTATATGCTGGCTTCTTCCAAACGCAGCCAAATCCTGCATAGGCCGGGCAAGCGCACCTTGATCAACGGCGCCATGTTGGCCGGCTTTATGTTTTTTTATATCCAGGCGATGAATTACACCAGCATGGCCAATGCCGTTATGCTGGTATACCTGGCTCCCCTGCTCAGCGCGGTATTCGCCCACTTTATTTTTAAGGAGCGGCTTGCCGTTGCCAATGTGTTGGCGATAGTGATCGCCTTGCTCGGTTTTGCCATGATGATGCAATTTTCATTGGCGGCATCCGGTGCAGAAAACGAAATCCTCGGTCTCTTCTATGGTGTTTTGTCTTTGCTGACCTACAGCGGCTTTATGCTGATCAACCGTAAGCCAGACGACTCAACCCCCTACCAGAGCACCTTAGTACAGTTACTGGTCGGAGCCCTGTGCCTGCTGCCGCTGATATTGGCCTCAACACCGGACATATCCGCCGCCCAGGGACTCTGGCTGCTGGCAATCGGCATTATTCCCGGCTTTATCGCCATCTTATGCGCGGTCAAGGCATTAAGGCATTTACCTGCGGTAACCTTCGGCACCCTGGCTTATGTCGAGCCGGTTGCCGTCGTCTGTTTTGCCTGGACTTTTTTTGCCGAAAGCTTAACCCTGCTGCAATTAGGCGGCTGCAGCCTGATCATCCTGGCAGGCATCAGCCAGGGGCTGTTAACCCACAAGGCCAAAGCAACAGCGGCAGGCATACGCGGGTAA
- a CDS encoding VOC family protein has protein sequence MTISLTHIALHVKDLRACVEFYQQYAGFNIIRERRPPGMGGKRIVWMAETGKEQDFILVMLPGGPEKHQQMNDFSHLGFAMTSKAAVDDIARRAEQDGILVWPCKQEPFPVGYYCGVKDPDGNFVEFSYGQPLGPGAEQHRD, from the coding sequence ATGACCATTTCCTTAACCCATATCGCCTTACACGTAAAAGACTTACGCGCCTGTGTCGAGTTTTACCAGCAATATGCCGGGTTCAATATTATCCGCGAACGCCGGCCGCCGGGCATGGGGGGTAAACGCATCGTCTGGATGGCAGAAACGGGGAAAGAGCAGGATTTTATCCTGGTGATGCTGCCGGGCGGACCGGAAAAACACCAGCAGATGAATGATTTTTCCCACCTGGGATTTGCCATGACCAGCAAAGCGGCGGTCGATGATATTGCCCGGCGGGCCGAACAGGACGGCATCCTGGTCTGGCCCTGCAAACAGGAACCCTTCCCCGTCGGTTATTATTGCGGGGTCAAAGATCCCGACGGCAATTTTGTCGAATTCAGTTATGGCCAACCCTTAGGGCCCGGAGCAGAGCAGCACAGGGACTAA
- a CDS encoding cytochrome P460 family protein, which translates to MTLRSGIDITKAISGCLLSLFFILTAISAAHAGQTKEFDAEEALYKSLFTLPEMFPQARDYRKKWSRLTGFEFSGLHWNNYVVIYVNKGTEIYRDNYIEYLRIYQNEDEDEDEEEIEENKQFKGYEVGTIFLKENYTVKSGIPHQPTSLTFMVKKAPGYAPTGGDWEYSQFSPSGELIMRGNNTNVEIYQSCAKCHENMLERDYVFSTFYTEQSR; encoded by the coding sequence ATGACTTTGCGATCAGGGATTGATATTACCAAAGCAATCAGTGGCTGTTTACTGTCACTGTTTTTTATTTTAACCGCCATATCTGCGGCCCATGCCGGCCAAACCAAAGAGTTTGATGCCGAAGAAGCCTTATACAAGAGTCTTTTTACCCTGCCTGAGATGTTCCCCCAGGCCAGGGATTACCGGAAAAAATGGAGCCGGCTGACGGGGTTCGAGTTTTCCGGCCTGCATTGGAACAATTATGTCGTCATTTATGTCAACAAAGGCACAGAAATTTATCGCGATAATTACATCGAATACCTCAGGATTTATCAGAATGAAGACGAAGATGAGGATGAAGAAGAAATAGAAGAAAATAAGCAGTTTAAGGGCTATGAAGTCGGCACCATTTTTTTAAAAGAAAACTATACCGTGAAAAGCGGTATTCCGCACCAGCCAACCTCCCTGACCTTTATGGTAAAAAAAGCCCCCGGATACGCGCCTACCGGCGGCGACTGGGAGTACTCGCAATTTTCCCCGAGCGGTGAACTGATAATGCGCGGCAATAACACCAATGTCGAAATCTACCAGAGCTGCGCCAAATGTCATGAAAACATGCTGGAGCGGGATTATGTCTTTTCAACCTTTTATACCGAACAAAGCCGTTAG
- a CDS encoding benzoate/H(+) symporter BenE family transporter, translating to MGSISEIFKITRYFSVSHLSAGFVAVLVGYTSAAVIIFQAAEAAGASTAQISSWLWALGIGMGLSTIVLSLYFRAPVLTAWSTPGAALLVTALSGASLNEAVGIFMFSSGLILLCGVTGWFEKMMRHVPMSLAGGMLAGVLLQFGMDLFRVLADEFLLVAVMLAVYILAKHALPRYVIPLVLVSGGAIAFFQGQLQLETLSWQVSAPVWVTPDFSLAKLIGVGIPLFIVTMASQNVPGVATLRANGYQTPVSPLITCTGFTGVLLAPFGGFAFNLAAITAAICQGKEAGADPEKRYLASVWAGGFYLLTGLFGASIVALFAAFPSGLVMAVAGLALLGTIGNSLSASLARQDEREAALLTFLVTASGISLAGISSAFWGLVIGLLAYHLPQTVAPYLSRVSFSRQAR from the coding sequence ATGGGGTCAATATCGGAAATTTTTAAAATAACCAGGTATTTTAGCGTTTCGCATCTCTCAGCCGGTTTTGTTGCCGTACTGGTGGGTTATACCAGTGCGGCGGTGATCATCTTTCAGGCGGCGGAAGCTGCCGGCGCATCGACGGCACAAATAAGCTCCTGGTTGTGGGCCTTAGGCATAGGCATGGGCTTGAGCACTATAGTGCTGTCTTTATATTTTCGGGCCCCGGTTCTAACCGCCTGGTCGACACCCGGGGCAGCCTTGCTGGTAACGGCCTTATCCGGGGCTTCATTAAATGAAGCCGTGGGGATCTTTATGTTCAGTTCAGGCCTGATTTTGCTGTGCGGTGTCACCGGCTGGTTTGAAAAAATGATGCGCCATGTGCCTATGTCCCTGGCCGGCGGCATGCTGGCCGGCGTTTTGCTGCAGTTTGGCATGGATTTATTCCGGGTACTGGCGGACGAGTTTTTGCTGGTGGCTGTGATGCTGGCGGTTTATATCCTGGCGAAACATGCCTTGCCCCGCTATGTTATCCCCCTGGTGCTGGTATCGGGCGGCGCTATAGCTTTTTTTCAGGGACAGTTGCAATTGGAAACCCTTAGCTGGCAAGTGTCGGCGCCTGTCTGGGTGACGCCGGATTTTAGCTTAGCCAAGCTGATAGGTGTCGGCATTCCTTTGTTTATTGTCACTATGGCGTCGCAAAATGTCCCGGGTGTGGCAACCCTGAGGGCAAACGGTTACCAGACGCCGGTATCTCCCCTGATAACCTGCACGGGATTTACCGGGGTGCTGCTGGCGCCGTTTGGCGGCTTTGCCTTTAACCTGGCGGCGATCACGGCGGCTATCTGCCAGGGGAAAGAGGCGGGAGCAGATCCGGAAAAACGTTACCTGGCCTCGGTATGGGCCGGGGGATTTTATCTGCTGACCGGCCTGTTCGGGGCCAGTATTGTTGCCCTGTTTGCCGCCTTTCCATCCGGGCTGGTGATGGCCGTCGCCGGACTGGCGTTATTGGGCACTATCGGCAACAGTTTGTCCGCTTCGCTGGCGCGGCAGGATGAGCGGGAAGCGGCGCTGTTAACCTTTTTAGTAACGGCTTCCGGCATCAGTCTGGCGGGGATCAGCAGTGCCTTTTGGGGACTGGTGATTGGCCTGCTGGCTTATCATTTGCCACAAACTGTTGCGCCTTATCTGAGCAGAGTCAGTTTCAGTAGGCAAGCCCGTTAG
- a CDS encoding GNAT family N-acetyltransferase, whose protein sequence is MSFKFVQAKDKDRAYLLDLRKLTMVEHLEQSGQFLTEQEHLDRLNDAYECSHIVFYQNEKIGTLKYREQDEELEIMQIQISPRYQGQGLGKKVLEQVLHQTDAETVKLTVLKDNPARHLYQRLGFTQTDEDEYEFHMQLCLTDRKQKQNIKAG, encoded by the coding sequence ATGAGTTTCAAGTTCGTTCAGGCAAAAGACAAGGACAGGGCCTACCTGTTAGATTTACGCAAATTAACTATGGTTGAGCACCTGGAGCAATCAGGCCAGTTCCTGACGGAGCAGGAACATCTCGACCGGCTTAACGACGCTTATGAGTGCTCACACATTGTTTTTTACCAAAACGAGAAAATAGGCACCTTAAAATACCGGGAGCAGGACGAGGAACTCGAAATCATGCAAATTCAGATATCTCCCCGATACCAGGGACAAGGCTTAGGGAAGAAAGTCCTGGAGCAGGTATTGCACCAAACTGACGCAGAAACCGTAAAACTGACGGTGTTGAAGGACAATCCGGCCCGGCACTTATATCAAAGGCTTGGTTTTACCCAAACCGACGAAGATGAGTACGAATTTCATATGCAGCTATGCCTGACAGACCGTAAGCAGAAGCAAAACATCAAGGCCGGGTAA
- a CDS encoding Lrp/AsnC family transcriptional regulator has translation MRNIFIMELDQADIRILAAMQENARIGLEALAESTALSVASVQRRLKQLRAKQVITREIAVLDPEKLGQAMSFIVMVEMERERAQQLDDFTRLALAEPQVQQCYYITGEADFCLICSAADMKDFEALTQRLFFDNNNVRRFKTSVVMGKKKVTLDVNLDGLNRK, from the coding sequence TTGAGAAATATTTTCATTATGGAGTTAGATCAGGCAGATATTCGTATCCTGGCGGCGATGCAGGAAAATGCCCGTATCGGGCTTGAGGCGCTTGCCGAAAGCACTGCCTTGTCGGTGGCTTCGGTGCAGCGCAGGCTGAAACAGTTAAGGGCCAAGCAAGTGATCACCCGGGAGATTGCGGTACTCGATCCCGAGAAGCTGGGACAAGCCATGAGCTTTATTGTGATGGTGGAAATGGAGCGGGAGCGGGCGCAGCAGCTTGATGACTTTACCCGCCTGGCGTTAGCGGAGCCCCAGGTCCAGCAATGTTATTATATTACCGGCGAGGCCGACTTTTGCCTGATTTGCAGTGCGGCGGATATGAAAGATTTTGAAGCCCTGACCCAGAGATTATTTTTTGACAATAATAATGTCCGGCGTTTTAAAACCTCGGTGGTGATGGGCAAAAAGAAGGTGACGCTCGATGTTAATCTAGATGGCTTGAACCGGAAGTAA
- a CDS encoding helix-turn-helix domain-containing protein, producing MQALNQYLAQTLKQQRKAKGWSLDRAAKETGVSKAMLGQIERSESSPTVATLWKIAGGFHLSLSTFLEPPASSFEETLIRDSAELRHQPASDQMLVAPLFPFEPQFAFELFELTLLPGYERLADPHEKGVTEHVIVTDGEMELLVDGQWLALKKGAAVRFAADKPHGYRNLHKAPAVFHSLIHYR from the coding sequence ATGCAAGCACTCAACCAGTACCTGGCCCAAACCTTAAAACAGCAGAGAAAAGCCAAAGGCTGGAGCCTTGACCGGGCAGCGAAAGAAACCGGCGTCAGCAAGGCGATGCTGGGTCAGATAGAGAGGAGTGAATCCAGCCCTACGGTGGCAACCTTGTGGAAAATCGCCGGAGGTTTCCATTTATCCCTGTCCACTTTTCTTGAGCCTCCCGCAAGCAGCTTTGAAGAAACCCTGATCCGCGACAGCGCCGAACTTCGCCACCAACCCGCCAGCGACCAGATGCTGGTGGCGCCGCTGTTTCCCTTTGAGCCGCAATTTGCTTTTGAATTGTTTGAACTCACCCTGCTGCCCGGCTATGAACGCCTGGCAGATCCCCATGAAAAAGGAGTGACAGAGCATGTGATAGTAACCGACGGGGAAATGGAATTACTGGTCGACGGCCAGTGGCTGGCACTTAAAAAAGGCGCTGCGGTGAGGTTTGCCGCCGACAAACCACACGGCTACCGCAACCTGCACAAGGCACCGGCGGTATTTCACAGCCTGATCCACTACCGTTAA
- a CDS encoding methyl-accepting chemotaxis protein, whose amino-acid sequence MRNKILGSLGGLLIMLLLVLTVAYLSMKSMKRETGQFIEKLIPTLVASMDLANKVHQSSSSLGYYMLSQESSDKQKYLENLNSLKTRLESLKQILNQSRDSGRTKDQPQINYIATLVDELSNYQTVMFDLAEHPEKNRPALQIAKDHLEPMGSKALQMTTDIVLGESDTEDVEQYADLLLDIHNLRYQWAMILSNVRHYLALRNHEILEEVDLFKKGLDQGIISLTAKEDLLGDEQQDALDEFSQLKDDYFSYLDQAIDIHSSEKWRTDAYLIRNEFGELLKKLGQELGNLVKAQQQLSLDTSQKLVKSTQTNVLILLSLFIGGISFGITVIYFANAKIIKPILNLRNMMREMSQGQADLTQRIEVLSSDELGETSVHFNELLTNLQAMMGKTIDVAKQISQDSSYIKQSLNEASGNTRQSVSLTEKASDSSEQIYTVCQEIAQKTDATVQELVKAKEAAADGLSNMDTLSGKAITMGDEIKKLESEIAQLNSQSKSLLDMLGTIKTIADQTNLLALNAAIEAARAGEVGRGFAIVADEIRQLASKTQDSTTNIGNLLQENFRLNQLLSECMQSTADDTQSLLASLEGTKSSINTISSNIDNVNQHALEIAGASGEQTQQTQEIRDIGENVSNLANVSAEAIDHITSTSNHLAEQSSQLYDLVAQFTPDSGQNAQTSSLPVGARQQTQTKAGSKSALDEFSELLSEEKDDIGASIS is encoded by the coding sequence ATGAGGAACAAAATTTTGGGCTCCCTGGGCGGTTTGCTCATCATGTTGCTGCTGGTATTAACCGTCGCCTATCTCAGCATGAAAAGCATGAAACGGGAAACCGGCCAGTTCATTGAAAAGCTGATCCCTACCCTGGTCGCCTCTATGGACCTGGCCAACAAAGTACATCAAAGCTCCAGCTCCCTGGGATACTATATGCTGAGCCAGGAAAGTTCCGACAAGCAAAAATACCTGGAAAACCTCAATAGTTTAAAAACCCGCCTGGAGTCTTTGAAACAGATCCTGAACCAGTCCAGGGACAGTGGCCGGACAAAAGACCAGCCCCAAATCAATTATATTGCCACCCTGGTGGATGAGCTCAGCAATTATCAAACCGTGATGTTTGATTTGGCCGAGCACCCGGAAAAAAACCGTCCGGCGTTGCAGATAGCCAAAGATCATCTTGAGCCTATGGGCAGCAAAGCCCTGCAAATGACCACAGATATTGTCCTGGGGGAATCGGATACCGAGGATGTCGAGCAATATGCCGATTTATTGCTCGACATCCATAACCTCAGATACCAGTGGGCAATGATCTTAAGCAATGTCAGGCATTATCTCGCCCTGCGTAACCACGAAATCCTGGAAGAAGTCGACTTATTTAAAAAAGGCCTGGATCAGGGCATTATCAGTTTAACCGCCAAGGAAGATCTGCTCGGGGATGAACAGCAGGACGCCCTGGATGAATTTAGCCAGTTAAAGGACGATTATTTTTCCTATCTGGACCAGGCCATAGATATCCACAGCAGCGAAAAGTGGCGTACCGATGCCTATTTGATCCGCAACGAATTTGGCGAACTGTTAAAAAAACTCGGCCAGGAGCTGGGCAACCTGGTTAAGGCGCAACAGCAGCTCAGCCTGGATACCAGCCAGAAGCTGGTTAAATCCACCCAAACCAATGTACTCATACTGTTGAGCCTGTTTATCGGCGGTATTTCTTTCGGCATCACAGTGATTTATTTTGCCAACGCCAAAATTATCAAGCCTATCCTCAACCTGCGGAACATGATGCGGGAAATGTCCCAGGGACAGGCGGATTTGACCCAGAGGATAGAAGTCCTGTCCAGCGATGAACTGGGAGAAACTTCCGTTCATTTTAATGAACTGCTCACCAATTTACAGGCGATGATGGGCAAAACCATAGATGTCGCCAAACAGATCAGCCAGGATTCGAGCTATATCAAGCAGTCACTTAACGAAGCAAGCGGCAATACCCGCCAAAGCGTTTCACTGACAGAAAAAGCATCGGATTCCAGCGAGCAGATTTACACGGTTTGCCAGGAAATCGCCCAAAAAACCGATGCCACGGTACAGGAGCTGGTTAAAGCCAAAGAAGCGGCCGCCGACGGCCTGAGCAATATGGACACGTTAAGCGGCAAAGCCATTACCATGGGCGACGAAATCAAGAAACTTGAAAGCGAAATCGCCCAGCTCAACAGCCAGAGCAAAAGCCTGCTGGATATGCTCGGCACCATAAAAACCATCGCCGATCAAACCAACCTACTGGCGCTAAATGCCGCCATCGAAGCCGCCCGGGCCGGGGAAGTCGGTCGCGGCTTTGCCATAGTCGCCGATGAAATCCGCCAACTGGCCAGCAAAACCCAGGACTCCACCACCAACATAGGCAATCTGCTGCAGGAAAACTTCCGCCTGAATCAGCTGCTAAGCGAATGCATGCAGTCTACCGCCGACGATACCCAGTCACTGCTGGCCAGCCTGGAGGGCACCAAATCCTCCATCAATACCATCAGCAGCAATATAGATAATGTTAACCAGCATGCCCTGGAAATTGCCGGTGCCTCGGGAGAGCAAACCCAGCAAACCCAGGAAATCCGCGATATCGGCGAAAATGTCAGCAACCTGGCCAATGTTTCCGCCGAAGCCATAGATCATATCACTTCCACCTCCAACCACCTGGCTGAGCAGTCAAGCCAGCTTTATGACCTGGTGGCCCAATTTACCCCGGACTCGGGACAAAATGCCCAAACCTCGTCTTTACCTGTCGGCGCCAGACAACAAACACAGACAAAAGCAGGCAGTAAGAGCGCCCTGGATGAATTTAGCGAGCTGCTCAGCGAAGAAAAGGACGATATCGGCGCCAGCATATCCTAA
- a CDS encoding diaminopropionate ammonia-lyase, which yields MFDYQQPKQLLQACPAYRQSPLNRVRYREQTVLVKDESNRMGLGSFKALGGFYALARLIAQQSEKETGQKVAAEAYMSAKMQKIAHTLTFVCASAGNHGLAVAAGAKVFGARARIYLAETVPETFARRLRDTGAEVVRSGLDYDESMAAAIEDACQTGAIHLCDSSWHGYTEIPRLVMEGYTVIAEEMRQNFEQDNTWPTHVYIQAGVGGLAAAITYMIRLNWRVQPHISIVEPELAPCLGQSIRRGKISTVSGAASAMGRLDCKTPSLLALDILRRQADSFVTVSDEEALTAASLSGKLGIKTTASGAAGFAALIKDLPEHNSLPLVIVTEQQL from the coding sequence ATGTTCGATTACCAGCAACCAAAGCAACTTTTACAAGCCTGTCCGGCTTACCGGCAAAGTCCCCTCAACCGCGTCCGTTACCGGGAACAGACGGTCCTGGTTAAAGATGAAAGTAACCGCATGGGGCTGGGCTCCTTTAAAGCCCTCGGCGGCTTCTATGCCCTGGCCCGGCTGATCGCACAACAGTCTGAAAAAGAAACCGGCCAGAAAGTAGCAGCGGAAGCATATATGTCTGCGAAAATGCAAAAAATCGCACATACCCTGACCTTTGTCTGCGCCAGCGCCGGCAACCATGGCTTAGCGGTAGCCGCCGGAGCAAAGGTTTTCGGCGCCCGGGCCCGCATCTACCTGGCCGAAACGGTGCCGGAAACCTTTGCCCGGCGTCTACGGGACACAGGCGCCGAAGTAGTGCGCTCCGGACTGGACTATGACGAAAGTATGGCGGCCGCCATCGAAGATGCCTGCCAAACGGGCGCCATACACCTTTGCGACAGCTCCTGGCACGGATATACCGAGATTCCCCGCCTGGTGATGGAAGGTTATACCGTGATTGCCGAGGAAATGCGCCAGAATTTCGAGCAGGACAACACCTGGCCTACGCATGTTTATATACAGGCGGGAGTCGGTGGCCTGGCCGCCGCCATCACTTATATGATCCGCCTGAACTGGCGGGTTCAGCCGCACATTAGCATAGTCGAACCTGAGCTCGCCCCCTGCCTGGGGCAAAGCATCCGGCGGGGGAAAATATCGACTGTTTCCGGCGCGGCTTCCGCTATGGGCCGCCTTGACTGTAAAACCCCTTCCCTGCTGGCGCTGGATATTTTACGCCGCCAGGCCGACAGCTTTGTCACCGTATCGGATGAAGAGGCATTAACCGCCGCTAGCCTGTCCGGAAAACTGGGCATAAAAACAACCGCTTCAGGAGCCGCCGGTTTCGCCGCCCTGATAAAAGATCTGCCGGAGCACAACAGTTTGCCGCTGGTCATAGTTACAGAGCAACAACTTTGA
- a CDS encoding cytochrome-c peroxidase yields MLKRIFLNLVALIFTLPLLVCAAELGTPSLDDIEYPDDEPPSAAEIELGKVLFFDPRLSLNEKQSCATCHNPELGFGDGMATGIGTMGEELHRNTPHIYNLAWSSIFFWDGRAKTLEEQALGPIVAPGEMNLPLPQLLKRLKKVPGYQKLFKAAYGDSGITETNIARAISAFERSIITRNSSFDRYIQGDKNAMDPAAIRGLALFEGKARCTKCHDGVNFTDDSFHNIGVANDDVGREKISKAAGMKGAFKTPGLRNVWLTAPYMHDGSEPSLEAVIRFYNKGAQKPGVDKLIQPLDLTEDEIMDLLAFLAALTDPIVIERPKIP; encoded by the coding sequence GTGTTAAAAAGAATCTTTTTAAACCTGGTTGCTTTAATTTTTACCCTGCCGCTACTGGTTTGCGCAGCAGAACTGGGCACCCCTTCCCTGGATGATATCGAATATCCCGATGACGAGCCCCCCAGCGCCGCAGAAATCGAACTGGGAAAAGTGCTGTTTTTCGACCCGCGTTTATCCTTAAATGAAAAACAATCCTGCGCCACCTGCCATAACCCGGAATTAGGCTTCGGTGACGGTATGGCAACCGGTATAGGCACTATGGGGGAAGAGCTTCACAGAAACACCCCGCATATTTACAACCTGGCCTGGAGCTCCATCTTTTTCTGGGACGGCCGGGCAAAAACCCTGGAAGAGCAGGCCTTAGGCCCTATCGTCGCTCCGGGGGAAATGAATCTGCCCCTGCCCCAGCTGCTGAAAAGACTCAAAAAAGTCCCAGGGTACCAGAAACTGTTTAAAGCCGCTTACGGTGACTCGGGCATCACAGAAACCAACATAGCCCGGGCAATATCCGCCTTTGAGCGCAGCATCATCACACGTAATTCTTCTTTTGACCGCTATATCCAGGGGGATAAAAATGCCATGGACCCGGCGGCCATACGCGGACTGGCGTTATTCGAAGGCAAGGCCCGCTGCACCAAATGCCATGATGGCGTAAACTTTACCGACGACAGTTTTCATAATATCGGCGTGGCCAACGATGACGTCGGCAGGGAAAAAATCAGCAAAGCCGCCGGCATGAAAGGGGCCTTTAAAACGCCGGGATTAAGGAATGTCTGGCTGACGGCTCCCTATATGCATGACGGCTCGGAGCCTTCGCTGGAGGCGGTGATCCGCTTTTACAATAAAGGCGCCCAAAAGCCCGGCGTGGACAAATTAATCCAGCCACTGGATTTAACCGAAGATGAAATCATGGATTTGTTGGCCTTTTTAGCCGCCTTAACGGATCCCATAGTTATCGAGCGGCCAAAAATCCCCTAG